In Oscillatoria sp. FACHB-1406, the DNA window TCCGAGCTTCCCCAAACTGCCGAAGTTCCGGCGGTCGAGCGCTTCGAGCAGCGTATCGCGCCGGAGGGTGCGTCGGCCAGCGCGATTCCGGAACGATTTCCTCGCTTGAAAGAAGCGGACTGGTTTTCTTTGGCTCGGAAACTACGCCAGCGCAATCGCGATTTGTTAAAGAAGGTCGCAGAATTGGAACAGTTAGTGGCAACGGCTCGGGAAGGCTTACAGGTGGAAGTAACGCGATCGCGCAGCGTCGAAACCCTCAGTCGCCAGCACGCGATCGAATTAGAAGCCGCCCGCACTAAAATTAGCCTCCTTTACGGCGAACTCGAAGCCTCTCAGCACGCCGAGCGAGAACGGACTCGCAGCGTCGAACAGCTTTCGCAGCAGTTGGAAACAGCCAGCGATCGCATCGCCGCCCTCGAACGAGACTGCGCCCTTCTCCAGCAGCGCTGCAACGAGCAATCTTATCGCGTGGAAACCGCAGAACAACGCAGTCGCGAACTTGCTGCTCGCTTGGAATGCCAGCAACACCGCACGTTACAATTTAAAGCGGCTCTGGATAAGTGTTTGGAGCGGGGTTTGCCGGAATTTCTTTTCGAGTCTGAAAGTCCGAATCCTTCGTCCCCCGAAGCGAGCGAGGAAATAACGGAGGAGTTTACACCGCTGAAAACTCAGCCGATTCAGCCTTGGTCGGCTCGGGGCGAACAGGTTGTAGAATTCTCTGATAATTTACCCGATTGGGGCGGTTCGGTGCCGAGTGAAGAACCCCCTTCCGCGCCGTTAACCCTGTTTGAAATGCGATCGCTTGAGGATTCTGAAGAACTCCCCGAAAGCGACGAACCCGACGAAGAAGCGATCGACTCTAAGGTTGAGGAAGAACCCGTAGTAGGTTCTTGTTTAGCAACTTTTGAGTCGATTGAATGGGAAGTCGAACCGAGCGAGAGCGATGGCTTTGATGCTATCTTTGAAACTCTTGAGGAGCGATCGCAACTGCCGGTTGAGTCCGAGGAGTTATCAGAATCAGAAGATCCCTCCGAAATCGATGACGAAGCAGAACGACTTTCCGCCTTCTCCTTAGAACGGACGTTTGAAGTCATAACCCCAGCACAATCTAACTTTCCCGCTCCTCTAGTCTATCCCCACCGTCGGGAGAGAAAACATCGATCTTTAGCGACAATTGAATTACCGAATTTTCGCCACTAATGAGCGTCACCCTCCCTATAACTTTGGAATAGAAGCAGGAAGGCTAACCAGAGGTGCTGCTTTGGGTTAATGGATTGTTCAAGAAGAAGCAGCACTTGCCAGTTGGCGAGATTCTTGCCGAACTTGTCCGTCCATTACTGCTCGCTGCAAGCGCATAAAAGCCCGTAAGTCTTCTAGACCGTATTCCGTATGCTGTAGAAGCACTCGCAAGCGCGCTTCTGCTTCTTGGGTCAGACACCCTGTCGTCAACGCCTGTTGAACGATATCGCGAATGGAAATCATAGGTATGGGATGTTGATGTATCTATCTCAATCTTTAAAGTTTTGATGGAGTTATAATGATGCAACTCAGATCAAAACAAGCATTGAATCCCTACGATTGTTAATACAGCCAAAATTCTTCCCTAGAATATAAGCCCGATCGTACAGCCCCGTTGATGGACAGTCTTGCTTGAATTTGGATGGCTTATATATAGGCTCCCTCTCCCCGATTGAGACTCTACAGGGAATAAAGGAAAACGGTTGACGCACGCAGGGCTAGGTGTTCGATCTCAGTTACGGATTCCTACAAATCTCTACCCAGTGAGAATTTAGAACGATCTCATCTTTGATAAGATCGCGATTGGAGCTTGGCTTCGCCTTCGGCTGGGAAAAGGCAATCGCTTTTCATCGGGAATCTCTAGTGTCCGGAACATTTAATAAAACTCTATATTATCCTAAACTTTCCCAATTTGTCGCTTTTTTTTGCCAATGAGACAAGATTAAGTTTAAAAACTAGCTGAATTAAGGCTTAGAACCCTGCTAGCGTCCAGCTTGTTGCCCGCTTCGTGCTAGCTTCACTTTTTTTCCCAGCCGGAAACATAACCCTTCAAAATCCTATCTCTCAATAATTTTACTGAGTTAGAAGCGATTGTTAGAGTTGTCCTAACTGGCGAAAACGCGATCGCCATACCTTCCTCTTGACAAACAAGTATTATGTATGTAGCATAAAAGTAGTGCTTTAGTTAGGAGGTCTTCGCGATGTTCAAAAAACAGAATTTTGTGACGGTCAAGTCATTCTCCCTCTTAGATTTTTCTTTACCGAACAAAATTGCAACAAAACTCAAACATGAGCGAACATCGACTGGATAGAATTATCATCGAACGGCCTCGCGGTGGAAGGCGAATTAGTTCGACTCGCATCACAGGCTATCAAAAAGAATTAGCCCGAATTACGGCGGTCGCCAGCGAAGAGGGTTTGCTACAACCCTACCTCATAAAAACTCGAAATCGCACCAAATACTTTTCCGACCATCTCGCTCCCCTGCGACGTTTTCTGAATTCTAAAGTTGGCAAACCGTGGGATTTAGTCTATAGCGAATTGTGTCATAAGCTGGATATTACAACCCTTTCCGGACAGCATATTCTCTCGCACTTGTGGGATTTCGTAGAACGTTACGTTATTTTCATTGACGGCGTTCTCTACGCTCGTCATCGTCAAAACTATCCCTTAGTACGCGGGCAAGGACAGTGGAGAAATCGATTTTATATTCACCCAGAAACGGGTGTTTTATGTCTGATTCCGATCGCGCCACAAGAGCGTCTTCAACTTGTCGATGATTGGCTTTGGGAAGGGAGCGATCGCTGCTATCGCCAGATCGAGGGAATTTGGTACTTTGTAACCTTTAGCAGTGCGCCGATAAAAGGCAAAATTATCGATCTTCTCCTGCAATCGGAACTGACCTACTCTACGGCTCAGCAAGAATACGGACGGCCGATTTATGCCTGCCACAAACGTCATGCGACTAAAAAAGAAATTCGCACGATTCGGCAGAAATTAAAAGCCAGACTTAAAAGCCGTAAAAAGGCAAGTTAAACCCCTAAATAGCGCGATGTAAAACGATTCGCCGCGCCCCAACTTCAAAAGCTTACATCCAACGGCTGCGTTCGTTTAAACGGTTAAGTAAAGACTCCCAAACTCGCATCGGGAATGGGGGATTGATGCCCCTACGCAACAAGATTTAACGCTTTTGTTCTAACTCGCGCGGGCTTCTTCCCTCGAACACATCGAGCTAATTACCATCCACTTTCATGATTTTTCAACTGATGTAACCCAAGGAGTTTATTTCTCATGGTACGCGCTACCTTTGAACTGACTAAACCTCACGTGAATATTGGCACCATCGGCCATGTAGACCACGGTAAAACGACGCTGACAGCCGCGATTACAATGGCATTAGCAGCGATCGGTCGGGCAGAAGCAAAGCGGTATGATGAGATCGATGCAGCACCCGAAGAAAAAGAACGCGGCATTACTATTAATACAGCCCATGTCGAGTACGAAACTGCCAATCGTCATTACGCACACATCGACTGTCCCGGACACGCGGACTACGTGAAAAATATGATTTCCGGGGCAGCACAGATGGACGGCGCGATTTTGCTGGTTTCTGCTGCTGATGGCCCAATGCCGCAAACGCACGAACATTTGCTTCTTGCCAAGCAGGTTGGCGTTCCTTACCTAGTCGTTTTCCTCAACAAGCAGGATTTGGTGGAGGACGAAGAATGGTTGGAACTGGTGGAGTTGGAGATGCGCGAACTGCTGGATGCTTACGACTTCTCTGGCGCGGAAACTCCCATTCTTGCCGGTTCTGCGTTCAAGGCGCTGCAAGCGCTGGTGGCGAACCCCAAGCTGCAACGAGGCGAAAATAGTTGGGTGGATGGCATCTATGCGTTGATGGATGCTATAGATGCTTACATTCCCACGCCGGAACGCGAAATCGATAAGCCGTTTTTGATGGCAGTGGAGGACGTATTCTCGATCGCGGGACGCGGAACCGTGGCGACGGGTAAAATCGAGCGGGGGACGCTGAAACCGAACGATAAAGTCGAAATTATCGGCTCGAGCGGTTCTCGCGAAGCGGTGGTGACGGACATCGAAATGTTCCAAAAAACCGTGGCAGTCGCACCAGCGGGATTCAATGTCGGCGTGCTGTTGCGGGGGATTCGGAGTAACGAAATCGATCGCGGTATGATGCTGGCGGCTCCCGGCGCGATCGCACCCCATACCCAGTTTATCGCCCGAACGTACATTTTAACCGCCAAAGAAGGCGGCCGTCACAAGCCACTATTTCCCGGCTATCGCCCTCAATTCTACCTTCGTACTGCTGATGTTACCGGAACCATTCGTTCGCTGATGTCGCAAGCAGGGGACGTTGTAGAAATGGTCAAACCGGGAGATTGCGCGGATATGACAGTAGAGTTGCACCAAGCAATCGCTATCGAACCGGGAATGCGCTTTGCCATTCGCGAAGGCGGACGAACCATCGGCGCGGGAATCGTCTCGCAGATTGTCGCCTAATTTCAACCGCGAAAAAGTGAGTGAGGGGCTGTTATAAACAACAGTCTCTCATTTCAATCGCGAAAAAGTGAGTGAGGGACGTTGCAATTAACAGTCCCTCTTCACCCTTTTAAATTGGTAGTAAGATTGGGATCGTTACGTTAAAGCGCCTGCCGACTCGAAAATGACCAATCGAGATTTTCCCTCCTCTACCGCCGAATCAAAACCGTTACTCCCCAAAATTAACCTCTTTACCATGTTCCGTTTGGGACTGTTCCAAATGGGGTTGGGGATTATGTCTCTCCTGACTTTAGGCGTTCTCAACCGGATTGCGATTGACGAGTTAGCCGTGCTGCCTTTCCTGGTTGCAGGCGCGATCGCTATGCACCAATTCGTCTCTCCGGCGCGCGTATGGTTCGGGCAGATGTCAGATGCAAAACCGATTTTGGGCGGGCATCGTACCGGCTATGTTTGGCTGGGTGCTGCCTTATTCACGACCTTATCCTTTGTCGCACTGCAAGGCGTATGGCAAGTCGGATATAGCTTACAAGCAACGGGTTGGAGCGCGCAAACTTACGGATGGGTAGGGGTACTCGCTTTTATTTTCGCGCTGTACGGTTTGGCGCTGAGTGCTAGTTCTACGCCTTTTGCGGCTTTGCTTGTCGATGTTTCCGATGAAGATAACCGATCGCAACTCGTGGGTGTAGTCTGGTCGATGTTGATGGTGGGGATTGTCATCGGTGCGATTGTCAGCGGTACACTGCTTCAACAACCGGAAATCTGCGGCGCGGCGATTATTTCTTACGACCCGACGCAAACGGGTAAAGTAGCAGATATTCCAACTTTACAAGCGAAAATTAACCCCGTCTTTACTTTAATGCCCGCGATCGTTTTTGGACTTTGTTTGCTGGCAACTTTTGGCGTAGAAAAGCGCTATTCTCGTTATACCTCCCGCTCTTCTATTGTCGCTCGCGAAGACCAAATCACGCTCGGACGAGCCTTGCGCGTTCTCACTGCCAGCCGACAAACGGGGTTATTCTTCGGATTTCTCCTGATTTTAACCATCAGTATTTTCATGCAGGATTCGATCTTAGAACCCTACGGCGGCGAAGTGTTTGGGATGTGTATCGCGGAAACGACAAAACTCAACGTTCCCTTTGGAATGGGGACATTAATCGGGATTTCTAGTACCGGATTTTTGCTGCTGCCGCGTTTGGGAAAAAAGAAAACGACGAAAATCGGCTGTTTGGCAGCGGCGGTTTGTTTTGGCTTAATTATTATGGCGGGTTTTGCCCGGAATCCCGGTTTGTTGAAAACAGGTTTATTCTTATTCGGACTCTCTTCGGGGATGATTACGGCGGGGGCTACCAGTTTGATGCTAGATTTAACCGCAGCAGAAACGGCAGGAACGTTTATTGGGGCATGGGGTTTGGCGCAGGCAATGGCGCGCGGACTAGCGACGCTTCTCGGCGGTTTGGTATTGAATCTCGGTAAGGTTGCGTTTGATTCGCCGGTACTGGCTTACAGTAGCGTCTTCTTCCTGCAAGCGGTTGGTATGATCGTTGCGATTTGGGCTTTAAGTTTTGTGAATATCCGCGAGTTTCAGGAAAATGCGAAGGCTGCGATCGCGGCAGTAATGGAAGGAGAGTTAGATTAAGCTGAAGGAGGCAGAATTTCGCTTAAAGCAATCTCGCTCTGGGGAAAGGCAAGGGGAGCAACTCGATTGGGTTCGGAAATGATAAGATGGCGCGTATAACCCGTTGGCGTTGGCTCGCGGAAAATATGGAGTTGGCGGTTGCGGACATCGAGAACCCAATAGTCAGAAATTCCGGCGCGGGCGTAGAGTTTATCTTTAATTTCGCAGTCGGTTTTTAAGGTCGAATCGGCAACTTCGACGATTAGATAAATGTCCTCCGGACGAGGATGGGTTTCGCTGTAGTCTAAAATCGTGCCGCGCGCGACGACTAAATCGGGTTCGGGTTCGGAGAAAAGGATAGCTTGACAAAATAAGACTAAAGTGCATTGCCTAATTTTGACTTCGA includes these proteins:
- the tuf gene encoding elongation factor Tu — its product is MVRATFELTKPHVNIGTIGHVDHGKTTLTAAITMALAAIGRAEAKRYDEIDAAPEEKERGITINTAHVEYETANRHYAHIDCPGHADYVKNMISGAAQMDGAILLVSAADGPMPQTHEHLLLAKQVGVPYLVVFLNKQDLVEDEEWLELVELEMRELLDAYDFSGAETPILAGSAFKALQALVANPKLQRGENSWVDGIYALMDAIDAYIPTPEREIDKPFLMAVEDVFSIAGRGTVATGKIERGTLKPNDKVEIIGSSGSREAVVTDIEMFQKTVAVAPAGFNVGVLLRGIRSNEIDRGMMLAAPGAIAPHTQFIARTYILTAKEGGRHKPLFPGYRPQFYLRTADVTGTIRSLMSQAGDVVEMVKPGDCADMTVELHQAIAIEPGMRFAIREGGRTIGAGIVSQIVA
- a CDS encoding BCD family MFS transporter, with the protein product MTNRDFPSSTAESKPLLPKINLFTMFRLGLFQMGLGIMSLLTLGVLNRIAIDELAVLPFLVAGAIAMHQFVSPARVWFGQMSDAKPILGGHRTGYVWLGAALFTTLSFVALQGVWQVGYSLQATGWSAQTYGWVGVLAFIFALYGLALSASSTPFAALLVDVSDEDNRSQLVGVVWSMLMVGIVIGAIVSGTLLQQPEICGAAIISYDPTQTGKVADIPTLQAKINPVFTLMPAIVFGLCLLATFGVEKRYSRYTSRSSIVAREDQITLGRALRVLTASRQTGLFFGFLLILTISIFMQDSILEPYGGEVFGMCIAETTKLNVPFGMGTLIGISSTGFLLLPRLGKKKTTKIGCLAAAVCFGLIIMAGFARNPGLLKTGLFLFGLSSGMITAGATSLMLDLTAAETAGTFIGAWGLAQAMARGLATLLGGLVLNLGKVAFDSPVLAYSSVFFLQAVGMIVAIWALSFVNIREFQENAKAAIAAVMEGELD
- a CDS encoding Uma2 family endonuclease, which translates into the protein MADVRASIVISGLNPNLEVKIRQCTLVLFCQAILFSEPEPDLVVARGTILDYSETHPRPEDIYLIVEVADSTLKTDCEIKDKLYARAGISDYWVLDVRNRQLHIFREPTPTGYTRHLIISEPNRVAPLAFPQSEIALSEILPPSA